A portion of the Esox lucius isolate fEsoLuc1 chromosome 20, fEsoLuc1.pri, whole genome shotgun sequence genome contains these proteins:
- the macc1 gene encoding metastasis-associated in colon cancer protein 1: MAAVRAKSFRRQGSLMRSKSEGTLIDLDDNEALHTNNLNGSNIINQATKHSEWPVLQPEVKHESEITNPFWRKLSGSNPFLDDIVHTNDTTLSDADISIQKDEPSNLLDSKHFDTSSTSSDENNFGHFADTKRKSIRQSGRWRSASDILSDLERKEPKRENSLKALTGPLLNPDFEWLKNDREAYKMAWLSHRQLARSCLDLGLMSQSPGWAQTQATDSQIVCKIGHSGGSLQLPDSDITAHIPEGHVPVGEVQELTLKAILEPPHGLNSNYTTTVSPLVEVSLSNINCKESITLEIKMAAEVKKDPVSQVMTTIVGLVSNRKEGPYQTVKDCYVYKNIMQMKLQDLKSSIYVIVAAEALVIQPPATSVWDYLDRDVTVAVYGPKHIHPSFKVVVVVSCHSNVPPRLPFSDIHRGSRNLPPLVLELWGKHQFSPERLHELHITTSVMESNFEVKAEDKRKDVREGLLKLGKVLQLPLELSKMGSGGISSFKLSLQVRDSHNVTVAEFQVSSPEAAPVRSEKRGPSRLERQNVICKSLSIPEETVPEFPKFRTRPVKVPCYGVALKSVLRQPRVEYLLEYFKGDTVALLTKETVRSIGQSKVKEWYIGFLRGRVGLIHCKNFKLITRDQVIDFTGLSITTETLLDNIVLPFKKLTYMYSAMQTLVTEHIHSWRGFADALGYSSLSLDTITRRHAETEAEKVACVLETLKEDCHAEKSRKKFQHELIIGLLKIDSQSLVAHVIQNTVILSTAVELGSRWRELAERLGKLSSSQIAGYEAPHKGKNGEVSATSMWKPAYDFLYAWSQQYGDGNRGMIQDLHLALDKMKGPVTRHWRQLTGALITVNCLEILRVSAFPK; encoded by the exons ATGGCAGCTGTGAGAGCCAAGTCATTTCGTCGCCAAGGAAGTCTCATGCGAAGCAAATCTGAGGGGACATTGATTGATCTAGATGACAATGAAGCACTGCACACCAACAATTTAAATG GGAGTAACATAATAAATCAGGCTACAAAACATTCTGAGTGGCCTGTGTTACAACCGGAGGTCAAACACGAAAGTGAAATCACAAATCCATTCTGGAGAAAATTGTCTGGATCCAATCCATTTTTAGATGACATTGTTCACACAAACGACACAACTTTAAGTGATGCCGACATATCAATACAGAAAGACGAGCCTTCCAATCTGTTGGACAGTAAGCACTTTGACACCAGTAGCACATCTTCTGATGAAAACAATTTTGGCCATTTTGCTGACACAAAACGAAAGAGCATAAGACAATCAGGAAGATGGAGGAGTGCCTCAGATATTCTCAGCGACCTGGAGAGAAAGGAGCCGAAAAGGGAGAATAGCCTCAAAGCCTTGACAGGCCCGCTTCTGAACCCTGATTTTGAGTGGTTGAAAAATGACCGGGAGGCTTATAAAATGGCCTGGTTGAGTCATAGACAGCTAGCAAGGTCATGTCTGGACCTTGGCCTGATGAGTCAGAGTCCTGGATGGGCCCAGACCCAAGCCACTGATTCTCAGATAGTCTGCAAGATAGGTCACAGTGGAGGGTCTCTGCAATTACCTGACTCAGATATTACGGCCCATATCCCAGAAGGCCATGTTCCAGTTGGCGAGGTTCAGGAACTTACACTGAAAGCCATCCTGGAGCCCCCACATGGGCTCAACAGCAATTACACCACAACCGTGAGTCCACTTGTGGAAGTGAGTCTCAGTAACATCAACTGTAAGGAATCAATCACGCTGGAAATTAAAATGGCGGCCGAGGTCAAGAAGGATCCAGTAAGTCAGGTCATGACCACCATTGTGGGACTGGTGTCCAACAGGAAAGAGGGACCTTATCAGACAGTTAAAGACTGTTACGTTTACAAGAACATCATGCAGATGAAGCTTCAAGACTTGAAGTCCAGTATCTATGTTATTGTAGCTGCAGAGGCCTTGGTTATCCAGCCCCCGGCTACTTCTGTTTGGGACTACCTGGATCGTGACGTCACCGTTGCCGTTTACGGCCCAAagcacatccatccatctttcaAAGTTGTTGTGGTCGTCTCTTGCCACAGTAACGTTCCACCGAGGCTTCCTTTCTCAGATATCCACAGGGGTAGTAGAAACCTTCCCCCTCTGGTACTAGAGCTCTGGGGAAAACACCAGTTTAGCCCAGAGAGGCTACATGAACTGCACATCACAACGAGTGTCATGGAGTCAAACTTTGAGGTCAAAGCAGAGGATAAAAGAAAAGACGTGAGAGAGGGGCTTCTCAAACTCGGTAAAGTCCTTCAGCTGCCCCTTGAGCTCTCCAAGATGGGCAGTGGGGGGATTTCTTCCTTTAAACTGAGCCTGCAGGTGAGGGATTCCCACAACGTTACCGTAGCTGAGTTCCAGGTGTCTTCTCCTGAGGCAGCACCCGTTCGGTCAGAAAAGCGAGGTCCCAGTCGACTAGAACGGCAAAATGTAATCTGTAAATCTCTTTCTATACCGGAGGAAACGGTCCCAGAGTTTCCCAAATTCCGTACTAGACCTGTGAAGGTTCCATGTTACGGGGTGGCACTGAAGTCTGTGCTCCGTCAACCGCGGGTGGAATACCTTTTGGAATACTTCAAGGGTGACACTGTGGCTCTCCTCACTAAAGAGACCGTGAGGTCGATCGGCCAATCCAAGGTCAAAGAGTGGTACATTGGCTTCCTCCGAGGCAGGGTCGGCTTGATCCATTGCAAGAACTTCAAGCTCATCACCCGGGACCAAGTGATCGACTTCACCGGCCTCAGCATCACCACAGAGACCCTCTTGGACAATATTGTCCTGCCATTCAAGAAGCTCACCTACATGTACTCGGCTATGCAGACGCTTGTGACGGAACATATACACAGCTGGAGGGGCTTTGCTGACGCCCTGGGCTACTCCAGCTTGTCGCTGGACACGATCACACGAAGACATGCTGAGACGGAGGCAGAGAAGGTGGCCTGTGTGCTGGAGACGCTGAAGGAAGACTGCCACGCTGAGAAGAGCCGGAAGAAATTCCAGCATGAGCTTATTATT GGTCTGTTGAAGATTGATTCTCAGAGTCTTGTGGCTCATGTGATTCAGAACACGGTGATCCTGTCAACGGCCGTGGAGCTGGGTAGCAGATGGAGGGAACTCGCTGAAAGGCTGGGAAAACTCTCCAGTTCTCAGATCGCTGGCTATGAAGCTCCACACAAGGGGAAGAACGGAGAAGTTAGCGCCACG TCCATGTGGAAACCTGCCTATGACTTCCTGTATGCGTGGAGCCAGCAGTACGGGGATGGCAACCGGGGCATGATCCAGGACCTCCACCTTGCTCTCGACAAGATGAAGGGCCCAGTCACCAGACACTGGAGGCAGCTAACAGGGGCGCTCATCACAGTCAACTGTCTGGAAATCCTGAGGGTCTCTGCCTTCCCTAAATAA